The following is a genomic window from Jannaschia sp. S6380.
CGTTGGCGCGGAAGTTGCCGGATTGCTTGAGCAGCTCGTCCACCAGCGTCGTCTTGCCGTGGTCCACGTGCGCGATGATCGCGATATTGCGAAGGTCCATTGGAATCGTCCTGAAATCGGGGGTTGCGGGCGCGTTATCGCCAAACCGGGCGAAAGGCCAGCGAATAACCCGCGGGCCCGGCTTCCACGCGCCCGATGGCTGTGGTTACGTCCCGGCCATGTTGCGCGCGCTTTTCATCCTGCTGGCCCTGCCCGCCGCAGCCATGGAGTTTCCCGACCCCGTGGATGACGGTTCCTATCGCCCGACCGATCCCGCGCAGGTGGAGATGGGGCGCCTGCTCTTCTGGGATCCGATCCTGTCGGGCAACCGCAACATCAGCTGCGGGACATGCCATCATCCGCGCTTCGGCACCGGCGACGGGTTGGCACTTGGGCTGGGCGAAGGCGGTCGGGGCCTGGGCCCGGACCGCGTTCCCGACCCGTCCAACCCGCCCGAGGCGCGCATCCCCCGCAACGCGCCCGGCCTCTGGAACCTCGGCGCGCGCGAATTTGCCGTGCTGTTCCACGATGGCCGGATCGAGGAGAGGGGCGGCGCGCTGCGCACACCGATGGGGCCGGACATGGTCGTGGGGTTCGACACGCTGCTGTCGGCCCAGACGATGTTTCCCGTCCTGTCCCCCGACGAGATGGCGGGCCACTATTCCGAGAACGAGGTCAGCCGTGCCGTCCGCCAGGGCCTGATCACCGGCGAGGGTGGCGCCTGGGACCTGATTGCCGGCCGGGTGCGCGACATCCCCGCCTATGTCCGGATGTGGCGGGCGGCCTTTCCCGGGGACGATACGCTCGACTTCACCGACATATCGGACGCCATCGCCGCCTTCGTGGAACATGAATGGCGCTCGGACACCGCGCCTTTCGATGCGTGGCTGCGGAGTTCCGGGGACCTGCCACGCCCGGCGTTGGAGGGTGCGGAGCTGTTCTACGGCGCGGCCGGCTGCGCGGCGTGTCATTCCGGGCCGTTCCAGACCGATCACGGCTTTCACGCCATGGGCCAGCCGCAGGTCGGCCCCGGCAAGCGCGCCCGGTTCGAGACGCATGCCCGCGACGACGGGCGGATGCGCGTCACCGGCGATCCGGCCGACCGCTTCGCCTTTCGCACGCCCAGCCTTCGCAACGTGACCGAAACCGGTCCCTGGGGTCATGCCGGTGCCTATGACGACCTGCGCGCCTTCCTGCGCGACCACGCCGCCCCGCGTCGCGCCCTGCGCGACCCCCATCGTCACGTGACGCTTCCGCCGATCGCGCCCGAGGCGGCGGCGGACGACCTGCGGTTGATGAACGATCCGGTCGAGGTGGCCGCCCTTGCCGCCGCCATCCGCGGGCCCGACATCGTGCTGGATGCGGCGGAGCTGGACGCGCTGATGGCCTTCCTCGGCAGCCTGCGGGACGAGACGGCCCTGCGGGGACGGCTGGGCATTCCCGACGCGGTGCCCTCCGGTCTGCCCATCGACCGCTAGCGCGCGATCAGATGCGACCCGGGGCGGATGCGGCGCCAGCCACCGACGGTTCCGTCCGGCCAGGTCACGCGGAGGTCGACCGTCGATGCGGCGCCAATCCCGAAATGCAGCGGCCGGACGGCCCCGCCCGCATGGCCGCCGCCCAGCGTCCTTTCCTGCAGCTGCACTCCGGATTTCCCCCGGACCTCGACCCAGGCGCCCACGGCGTCGCGGTTGCCGCCCGGCTGCGCCAGTTCGATCGAAACGGCGTTCCCCGCCTCGGACATGTTGCGCCAGACCTCCAATGGCGCGCGTCGGTTCGCCACGGCCAGGTCCAGCCGACCATCGGCGTCCAGATCGACCAGCGCCGCGCCGCGTGCGCGGTGGGTCGAGGCCACCCCCGCGCCGACGGCAACCTCGCGAAAGCGGCCCCCCTCGTTCAGCAGCAGGTTGTTCGGGTCCAGCATTGCCATGCCCGGCATCTGGTCGACATTGCCCTTGGCGATGAACAGGTCGGCATCGCCGTCGTTGTCGATATCGCCCCATTCCGCGTGCCAGCCCGTGCTGGGCCGCCCGTCGTCGCCGACATGCGGGCGCTGCGCGAAACTGCCGATGTCGAAGGGCGCCATCGCGTGGCCGTCGGGCGTCGACAGCAATGTCAGCTGATCCCCCATCGAGGTCAGCATCAGGTCGGGCCGTCCGTCGCCGGTGATGTCGCGGCTGGCTATGCCCATGCCCCAGATCGACGGCGCGTCGAACCCATCCGCGGGGCCGAGGAAGCGGCCCTCGTCCAGCGACCACATCTGCTCGGCTCCGCCACGCACGTAGTAGTGCCGGTCGTTCGACAGGCGCAGGGTCGGCAGGCCGTCGCGATCCTCGTCCGAGAACAGGATCGACAGCGCGCAGAAACCGGGGGTGAGCGGGATGGTTTCGTATTCCTCGTTGCCGATCGGTCGCGCGATCCAGTTGTCATCGCAGGCTTCGAACGGGCCGTCGGGATCGTCGCGGTCGACATAGTTCCCGAAGGCGACCGTCGGGCGATCCTGTTCCCCATCCCATGTGGCCGAAAAACCCGTCGTCCAGGCGTCGCCGCCATCGGGAATGCCGAAATCATGCGGCGCGAAGCCGCAGGCCCCGTCGCCCTTCAGCGTGGCGTTCGGCCCGACCCGCAGCACGATGAGATCCCGCGCCCCATCGCCGTCGAGGTCGAGCGCATAGACCCCGGTCGCGCCGGTGATTTCGGGCATCTCCCCCACCTCCAGGCGCAGGTCGCCGCGATTGCGCAGCAGCGTCATCGGTGCGGTCCCGCCGGCCGCGACCAACTCGGGCAGCGCGTCGCCGTCGCAGTCGAACGCGGCCAGGCCGCCGCCCACGAAATGCTCCCACCCGCCGGTATAGGCAT
Proteins encoded in this region:
- a CDS encoding cytochrome c peroxidase — encoded protein: MLRALFILLALPAAAMEFPDPVDDGSYRPTDPAQVEMGRLLFWDPILSGNRNISCGTCHHPRFGTGDGLALGLGEGGRGLGPDRVPDPSNPPEARIPRNAPGLWNLGAREFAVLFHDGRIEERGGALRTPMGPDMVVGFDTLLSAQTMFPVLSPDEMAGHYSENEVSRAVRQGLITGEGGAWDLIAGRVRDIPAYVRMWRAAFPGDDTLDFTDISDAIAAFVEHEWRSDTAPFDAWLRSSGDLPRPALEGAELFYGAAGCAACHSGPFQTDHGFHAMGQPQVGPGKRARFETHARDDGRMRVTGDPADRFAFRTPSLRNVTETGPWGHAGAYDDLRAFLRDHAAPRRALRDPHRHVTLPPIAPEAAADDLRLMNDPVEVAALAAAIRGPDIVLDAAELDALMAFLGSLRDETALRGRLGIPDAVPSGLPIDR
- a CDS encoding CRTAC1 family protein, producing the protein MRWLLLLLAAPATADPAFAPVTVPAHAYTGGWEHFVGGGLAAFDCDGDALPELVAAGGTAPMTLLRNRGDLRLEVGEMPEITGATGVYALDLDGDGARDLIVLRVGPNATLKGDGACGFAPHDFGIPDGGDAWTTGFSATWDGEQDRPTVAFGNYVDRDDPDGPFEACDDNWIARPIGNEEYETIPLTPGFCALSILFSDEDRDGLPTLRLSNDRHYYVRGGAEQMWSLDEGRFLGPADGFDAPSIWGMGIASRDITGDGRPDLMLTSMGDQLTLLSTPDGHAMAPFDIGSFAQRPHVGDDGRPSTGWHAEWGDIDNDGDADLFIAKGNVDQMPGMAMLDPNNLLLNEGGRFREVAVGAGVASTHRARGAALVDLDADGRLDLAVANRRAPLEVWRNMSEAGNAVSIELAQPGGNRDAVGAWVEVRGKSGVQLQERTLGGGHAGGAVRPLHFGIGAASTVDLRVTWPDGTVGGWRRIRPGSHLIAR